In a single window of the Cervus elaphus chromosome 1, mCerEla1.1, whole genome shotgun sequence genome:
- the LOC122696720 gene encoding cytochrome c oxidase assembly factor 4 homolog, mitochondrial encodes MSAQGHAWSRQVKKEDEEEDPLDQLISRSGCAASHYAVQECMAQHQDWRQCQPQVQAFRDCMSAQQARRREELQRLKEQSSARR; translated from the coding sequence ATGTCAGCCCAAGGCCATGCCTGGTCCCGACAGGTGAAGAAGGAGGATGAAGAAGAGGACCCGCTGGACCAGCTCATCTCCCGCTCAGGCTGTGCTGCTTCCCACTATGCAGTGCAGGAGTGCATGGCCCAGCACCAGGACTGGAGGCAGTGCCAGCCACAGGTGCAGGCCTTCCGGGACTGCATGAGTGCACAGCAGGCAAGGCGGCGGGAGGAGCTGCAGAGGCTGAAGGAGCAAAGCAGCGCCCGCCGCTGA